The window ATTCGACCGATCCATAATTTTAATGTGCAAACCCTTAGGACCAGAGAGTGGAGGAAACAAGTTTTCTCTCATGTCTTTTGGTATAACTATCACCTGCACAAGCAAAAAGAAGAATTATGAGAAATTCAGAACTGCTTCTTCAGGCAGGGCAAGTAGACAATTCGCTGCACGTACCTTGTCTTCGTCGCAGCTTAGTGTAATAGCCCTGGAATGATTAAAGTTAACAAGAGAATTCGCGAGCTTAGAGTACCAATGAGTGTCAAGGTCTTCTGGACCTGGAATCAATTTGATCTTAGCTTCCAGCAATTGCGAAGCTTTCAGTTTGAACAAGAGTTCCTCTTTTCCATGACGAACATCAGAAGTGATTCTTAATAAGTTAGGTGTATCCAGATCAATCGCAATCAGATTATAGCACGCGACTACTTTCAGAAGCTTAAGCCGGTAGCTTGAAATCTTAATAATCTTCAACGACGAACAAGAAAATAAGTAACAGATTTCAAGGTTAGATAGATTGGAGAAAAGGTCCTCTAACCATTGGTCAGTGACAGCCACAGAAGTGAGCTTCAAATGCTTTACGGATTTGCAAGCAGTTATGTTAATTACACGTAGGTCCTGACCGAAGGAGCTAATGTAAAGGTCTTTAAGATTAGGTGCTACAATATCAACCATCTTGAATTTAGGAGGGCAATATAGCAACTTTACCGTCCTTAGTTTAGGTAAAGTTCCTGAAACTTGTAAACTCATTAGTCCATGAAATCCACTTAAAGACAAAACTTCTAAATGGATACAAATTTTGCATAGAGCTTGAAGTAATTGCTCGTCCAAAAATGAATCAACAAGGTATAACTCTCGCAAAGATGAAAACTTTATGCCACCCGAGGGTAATTCAAGCTTAAATCCACGTAAACTAAGCACGTTTAAAGCTTTGGCATCAAAGACTACTTCAGGTAACTTGTTGTAAGTGTATATGCCAACCTCTAAAAACAGCTCTTTGATATTACAGGTTACCAGTATTTCAATCCAATTATCCACATCCTTTGATCGATAATTTGGTACATTTACCTTGAACCTTTTTATAGAGATGTTCTGGTTTAGCCGATTTGCTAGAATTTGATCCACAATATTTTTGGACTGACGAAAATAATTATCACCAAAATTTAAGGAGGAAAGGGAAGTCCAAACACTGTTCCAAACCTTGGACAATGTACTAGTTTTTGCAGCATCTTTAATAGCAAAAAAAGACAGAATGTGGTCCAAAATTGGCTGT is drawn from Nicotiana tabacum cultivar K326 chromosome 22, ASM71507v2, whole genome shotgun sequence and contains these coding sequences:
- the LOC107809082 gene encoding F-box/FBD/LRR-repeat protein At5g56420-like, with translation MEGTDQIFQLPQPILDHILSFFAIKDAAKTSTLSKVWNSVWTSLSSLNFGDNYFRQSKNIVDQILANRLNQNISIKRFKVNVPNYRSKDVDNWIEILVTCNIKELFLEVGIYTYNKLPEVVFDAKALNVLSLRGFKLELPSGGIKFSSLRELYLVDSFLDEQLLQALCKICIHLEVLSLSGFHGLMSLQVSGTLPKLRTVKLLYCPPKFKMVDIVAPNLKDLYISSFGQDLRVINITACKSVKHLKLTSVAVTDQWLEDLFSNLSNLEICYLFSCSSLKIIKISSYRLKLLKVVACYNLIAIDLDTPNLLRITSDVRHGKEELLFKLKASQLLEAKIKLIPGPEDLDTHWYSKLANSLVNFNHSRAITLSCDEDKVIVIPKDMRENLFPPLSGPKGLHIKIMDRSNYSVVDVVDSLLWMSPQLDILSVDQGRDLKSVIKFTYRDEDEADDEDEKPCCASLPWKCWKHELKKVKLQNFTCTELEKLRNYFLSNTDILEKIIEDPP